A single Deinococcus radiopugnans ATCC 19172 DNA region contains:
- the mobA gene encoding molybdenum cofactor guanylyltransferase, producing MSRTGEDWKFTAVITAGGRSSRFGSDKALALLDGQPLLRHVADSLQACPTRLLIAPPGRYTLAGWEVIPDTRPGEGPLAGLEAALNHAQTPWLAFTGVDLPGLTPGFWGALARARTPAARAVLALDGAGRPQPLAGLYHRDLLPHVTALLDSGERRLRLAAPFEQCVHLAGLSSALRNVNTPADLTALAAERAL from the coding sequence GTGAGTCGGACGGGTGAAGACTGGAAGTTCACGGCGGTCATCACGGCGGGGGGGCGGTCCAGCCGCTTCGGCTCGGACAAGGCGCTGGCGCTGCTGGACGGCCAGCCCCTGCTGCGCCACGTCGCCGACAGCCTGCAGGCGTGCCCCACCCGCCTGCTGATCGCGCCCCCTGGCCGGTACACCCTGGCGGGCTGGGAGGTGATTCCCGACACCCGCCCCGGCGAGGGACCGCTGGCCGGATTGGAGGCGGCCCTGAACCACGCCCAGACCCCGTGGCTGGCCTTCACCGGCGTCGATCTGCCTGGGCTGACGCCTGGGTTCTGGGGGGCACTGGCGCGGGCGCGTACGCCAGCCGCACGGGCGGTATTGGCCCTTGACGGCGCGGGCCGCCCGCAACCGCTGGCTGGGCTGTACCACCGCGATCTGCTGCCGCACGTCACAGCTCTGCTCGACAGCGGTGAGCGGCGCTTGAGGCTGGCCGCGCCTTTCGAGCAGTGCGTGCATCTGGCGGGGTTGTCGTCCGCCCTGCGGAACGTGAATACGCCAGCCGACCTGACGGCCCTGGCCGCCGAACGTGCCCTCTGA
- a CDS encoding IS1 family transposase, with protein MARHTRQLWIWLAMDRHTRKIVSCFMGRRDAVSAFGLWEGLPTPYLDAVCHTDRLGAYKSVVFGALHRIGGTQHIERFNATLRVRVAHLVRRTLSFSRKQANLEMLIWLFIHRYNASLP; from the coding sequence GTGGCACGGCACACCCGTCAGCTCTGGATCTGGCTGGCCATGGACCGACACACGCGCAAAATCGTGAGCTGCTTTATGGGACGTCGGGATGCTGTCAGCGCCTTTGGCTTGTGGGAGGGCCTGCCCACCCCTTATCTCGATGCGGTCTGTCATACAGACCGCCTGGGGGCCTACAAAAGTGTTGTTTTTGGCGCCCTGCACCGCATCGGCGGCACCCAGCATATCGAGCGATTCAATGCCACCCTACGGGTTCGAGTGGCACATCTGGTGCGCCGCACGCTGTCCTTCAGCCGGAAACAGGCCAACCTGGAAATGCTGATCTGGCTGTTCATCCACCGCTACAACGCGTCATTACCTTGA
- the ftsZ gene encoding cell division protein FtsZ yields the protein MQAARIRVIGLGGAGNNAVNRMIESGLEGVEFIAGNTDAQVLAKSHAEIRIQLGDRLTRGLGAGADPDVGEKAALEDREHIKEYLGGTDMLFITAGMGGGTGTGSAPVVAQIAREMGILTVAIVTRPFRFEGPKRLRIAEEGISKLADAVDGMIVVDNEKLLTAVDKKVSFREAFLIADRVLYYGVKGISDVINVEGMINLDFADVRNLLSNSGTVLMGIGAGRGEKVSEEAAMSAIHSPLLERGIQGARRILVNVTGSYDLSMTDANEIVEKIREATGFEDPDILFGITPDEAAGDEVRVTVIATGFNETPMSIASGGARGSVIDNIVRPIRGSGSTYDPKDYDIPAFLRNVERE from the coding sequence ATGCAAGCGGCCAGAATTCGTGTGATCGGTTTGGGCGGGGCGGGCAACAACGCCGTCAACCGCATGATTGAATCGGGACTTGAGGGTGTGGAGTTCATTGCCGGCAACACGGACGCTCAGGTGCTGGCCAAGAGCCACGCCGAGATCCGGATCCAGCTGGGGGACCGCCTGACCCGTGGGCTCGGCGCGGGCGCAGACCCGGACGTGGGCGAGAAGGCGGCCCTGGAAGACCGCGAGCACATCAAGGAGTACCTGGGCGGCACCGACATGCTGTTCATCACGGCGGGCATGGGCGGCGGCACCGGCACCGGCTCGGCTCCGGTGGTGGCGCAGATCGCCCGTGAAATGGGCATCCTGACCGTGGCCATCGTCACGCGCCCCTTCCGTTTCGAGGGTCCCAAACGCCTGCGAATCGCCGAGGAAGGCATCAGCAAGCTGGCCGATGCGGTCGACGGCATGATCGTGGTGGACAACGAGAAGCTGCTGACCGCCGTGGACAAGAAGGTGTCGTTCCGCGAGGCCTTCCTGATCGCCGACCGCGTGCTGTATTACGGCGTCAAGGGGATCAGCGACGTGATCAACGTCGAGGGCATGATCAACCTGGACTTCGCCGACGTGCGCAACCTGCTGTCCAACAGCGGCACGGTCCTGATGGGCATCGGCGCAGGCCGGGGCGAGAAGGTCTCCGAGGAAGCCGCCATGAGCGCCATCCACAGCCCGCTGCTGGAGCGCGGCATCCAGGGCGCGCGCCGCATCCTGGTCAACGTGACCGGCAGTTATGACCTGAGCATGACCGACGCCAACGAGATCGTCGAGAAGATCCGCGAGGCCACCGGCTTCGAGGACCCCGACATCCTGTTCGGCATCACCCCGGACGAGGCGGCGGGCGACGAGGTGCGTGTGACCGTGATCGCCACCGGCTTCAACGAGACGCCCATGAGCATCGCCAGCGGCGGCGCCCGGGGCAGCGTGATCGACAACATCGTCCGCCCGATCCGGGGCAGCGGCAGCACCTACGATCCCAAGGACTACGACATTCCTGCCTTCTTGCGGAACGTCGAGCGCGAGTAA
- a CDS encoding transposase-like zinc-binding domain-containing protein: MNGLKCPQCGGVYIVKNGHAHTGKQRYLCRVCTFQFTLNHARPPISPEKVQLVDRLLSERISHRGICRVVGVSRTWFRHHLQSLAQTVPHRIDPQEVVSSKR, encoded by the coding sequence ATGAACGGTTTGAAGTGTCCGCAGTGCGGGGGCGTCTACATCGTCAAAAACGGCCACGCACACACAGGAAAACAGCGTTACCTCTGCCGGGTGTGCACGTTCCAATTCACCCTGAACCACGCTCGGCCTCCGATTTCCCCTGAAAAAGTGCAGTTGGTGGACCGTTTGCTGTCTGAGCGCATCTCCCACCGTGGCATTTGCCGGGTGGTGGGGGTCAGCCGAACTTGGTTTCGCCATCACCTGCAATCGCTGGCTCAGACCGTGCCACACCGCATTGATCCACAGGAGGTGGTGTCCTCAAAACGGTGA
- a CDS encoding prepilin peptidase, which yields MNLDVLLVVFAGLFGLLVGSFSNVLIWRLPRGENIAFPPSHCPHCDHGLSPRDLVPLFSWLSLGGKCRYCRAPIKTRYPIVEALTGLGYAAIALLFPLTLYGAGSLGLMVLFTLLLVGSAIDLDTYTLPDELTLPGVALGLLFGFFNGRNGVEGLPDLAGAVNGALLGAGLLVAINQFGSWVLRRFRERQYPEFPIGFQQISLGLLAGAWLGPWWGAGVGVLSAAVNGISRRVVRVPELLTLGGLLLSVVVGSAGGGPGLILMVQGSLAAAGGVSLVAGVYWWIKHRRGAANDSTGDGAEDHYDASAMGFGDVKLAAVIGAFLGWERLLVALLVAVFAGAIIGVVQLARKQENRVKFGPFLAFGALVALIWGAGIVAGYRGMLGL from the coding sequence GTGAATCTCGACGTCTTGCTGGTGGTCTTCGCTGGGCTGTTCGGCCTGCTGGTGGGCTCTTTTTCCAACGTACTGATCTGGCGGCTGCCGCGCGGTGAGAACATCGCCTTTCCGCCCAGTCATTGCCCCCACTGTGACCACGGCCTGTCCCCGCGCGATCTGGTGCCGCTGTTCTCGTGGCTGTCGCTGGGCGGCAAATGCCGCTACTGCCGCGCGCCGATCAAGACCCGTTACCCCATCGTCGAGGCGCTGACCGGGCTGGGCTACGCTGCCATTGCCCTGCTGTTTCCCCTGACCCTGTACGGCGCGGGCAGCCTGGGCCTGATGGTGCTGTTCACGCTGCTGCTGGTGGGCAGCGCCATTGATCTGGACACCTACACCCTGCCCGACGAATTGACATTGCCGGGCGTGGCCCTGGGTCTGCTGTTCGGGTTTTTTAATGGTCGCAACGGGGTAGAGGGGCTGCCTGATCTGGCCGGCGCGGTCAATGGGGCGCTGCTTGGGGCCGGGCTGCTCGTCGCCATCAACCAGTTCGGTTCGTGGGTGCTGAGGCGCTTCCGCGAACGCCAGTATCCAGAGTTTCCTATTGGCTTTCAGCAGATCAGCCTCGGCCTGCTGGCGGGGGCGTGGCTGGGGCCGTGGTGGGGCGCGGGCGTGGGAGTGCTGTCGGCGGCGGTCAACGGCATCAGCCGCCGTGTGGTCCGCGTTCCCGAACTGCTGACCCTGGGCGGCCTGCTGCTGAGCGTGGTGGTGGGCAGCGCGGGCGGCGGCCCCGGTTTGATCCTGATGGTGCAGGGCTCTTTGGCGGCGGCAGGCGGCGTGTCGCTGGTGGCCGGCGTGTACTGGTGGATCAAGCACCGCCGGGGCGCGGCGAATGACAGTACAGGCGACGGCGCAGAGGACCACTACGACGCCAGCGCGATGGGCTTCGGTGACGTGAAACTGGCCGCCGTGATCGGCGCCTTCCTGGGCTGGGAGCGGCTGCTGGTGGCCCTGCTCGTCGCCGTCTTCGCCGGTGCGATCATCGGCGTGGTTCAGCTGGCCCGCAAGCAGGAAAACCGGGTCAAGTTCGGTCCGTTCCTGGCCTTCGGCGCACTGGTGGCGCTGATCTGGGGCGCGGGCATCGTGGCGGGTTACCGGGGCATGCTGGGGTTGTAA
- the ftsA gene encoding cell division protein FtsA, with the protein MKDNTIIVGLDIGTTKITTVIGEVASGGGIDIIGEGSVPSEGMKRGSVVNLERATHAIKQSVLAAERVAGVKVSSVYVCVAGNHAKAITSHGLAAIRRNQEIGQSDVDRAIENARAVPLDPNLEIIHTLPQEYVVDGQEGIKSAVGMHGVRLEVDVHIVAGTAGPLLNLRRCVQEAGLQVEGFVLHVLASGLATLEALEQTQTVIVVDMGGGTTDIGVFKRGNLAHSATIPIGGEHVTADLAQILKIPMEEAENVKKRYGSALPDLADQDLTLEITTASGSTHAISAFELSRIIKPRLSEIFSMIREEIDHTLGPAELVAQGVVLTGGAALLRGTVELARDRFRLPVRIGRPRGIGGLTDIVGGPEHTASVGLVLYSLGENGRVPQIVFKEPDPIEAPRPDPYPDQEPTIVKPTPRPTPPAPKPGSGDTGASLINRVRNWLKEWT; encoded by the coding sequence ATGAAGGACAACACGATCATCGTGGGCCTGGACATCGGGACCACCAAAATCACCACCGTCATCGGCGAGGTCGCCTCTGGCGGCGGCATCGACATCATCGGCGAGGGCAGCGTGCCCAGCGAGGGCATGAAGCGCGGCAGCGTGGTCAACCTGGAACGGGCCACCCACGCCATCAAGCAGTCCGTGCTGGCCGCCGAGCGGGTGGCCGGCGTCAAGGTCAGCAGCGTCTACGTGTGCGTGGCCGGCAACCACGCCAAGGCCATCACCAGCCACGGTCTGGCCGCCATCCGGCGCAACCAGGAGATCGGTCAGAGTGACGTGGACCGCGCCATCGAGAACGCCCGCGCCGTGCCGCTGGACCCCAACCTGGAGATCATCCACACGCTGCCGCAGGAATACGTGGTAGACGGCCAGGAAGGCATCAAGAGCGCGGTGGGCATGCACGGTGTCCGGCTGGAAGTCGACGTGCACATCGTGGCCGGCACTGCCGGGCCGCTGCTGAACCTGCGCCGCTGCGTGCAGGAGGCCGGGCTGCAGGTCGAGGGCTTCGTGCTGCACGTCCTGGCCTCGGGGCTGGCGACGCTGGAGGCGCTGGAACAGACCCAGACAGTCATCGTGGTCGATATGGGCGGCGGCACCACCGACATCGGGGTGTTCAAGCGCGGCAATCTGGCGCACTCGGCCACCATTCCCATCGGCGGCGAGCACGTCACGGCGGACCTGGCGCAGATCCTGAAGATTCCCATGGAGGAGGCCGAGAACGTCAAGAAGCGCTACGGCTCGGCCCTGCCCGATCTGGCCGATCAGGACCTGACGCTCGAGATCACCACCGCGTCGGGCAGCACCCACGCCATCAGCGCCTTCGAGCTGTCGCGCATCATCAAGCCGCGCCTGTCGGAGATCTTCTCGATGATCCGCGAGGAGATCGACCACACCCTCGGCCCCGCCGAACTGGTGGCGCAGGGCGTGGTCCTGACCGGCGGCGCGGCGCTGCTGCGCGGCACGGTGGAGCTGGCCCGTGACCGCTTCCGCCTGCCCGTCCGCATCGGCCGCCCGCGCGGTATCGGCGGCCTGACCGACATCGTCGGCGGCCCGGAACACACCGCGAGCGTGGGGCTGGTGCTGTACAGCCTGGGCGAGAACGGACGGGTGCCGCAGATCGTCTTCAAGGAACCCGATCCCATCGAGGCCCCCCGGCCCGATCCTTATCCGGACCAGGAACCCACCATCGTCAAGCCCACGCCCAGACCCACGCCTCCGGCCCCCAAACCGGGCTCGGGCGACACCGGCGCGAGCCTGATCAACCGGGTCCGCAACTGGCTCAAGGAATGGACCTGA
- a CDS encoding aldehyde dehydrogenase family protein — MTALAPSSDPTQPSETDLRRLFQTQRDWRWRAAQTGAAERQAILRRLHDALKAGRVALADALALDLGKSRAEAEITEIHPVLEELQFIIRRLPRWMAPRRVSTPLMLAGARSEVQFQARGVTLILSPWNYPVNLALSPLIASLAAGNTVILKPSEKAPNVARALRDLLEGVFEPRLVAVVEGDGAVAHTLTTLPFDHIFFTGSGEIGRKVMAAAAQNLSSVTLELGGKSPALVHPSADLKTAAERVAWGKLLNAGQTCVAPDYVLLPEPMRDAFVLEVDAVIARRYGDRAWLRVGPDYGRMVDAASVERLQRLTDHSVEQGARVALGGEFDPAERFISPTVVTDVTPEMPLMGEELFGPVLPVLTYRRFEDALALVRRLDPPLALYLFAEDEAAVAQVGQETTSGGLVINGAVIHLTNPHLPFGGVGPSGMGNYHGEHGFRTFSHERAVLREPRPSPVRLMYPPYGRPLPRLTAWALRLLERQAGPRE, encoded by the coding sequence ATGACTGCCCTTGCCCCTTCCTCCGACCCGACACAGCCCTCCGAAACGGACCTGCGCCGCCTGTTCCAGACCCAGCGGGACTGGCGCTGGCGGGCCGCGCAGACGGGGGCCGCCGAGCGGCAGGCGATCCTGCGGCGGCTGCACGACGCGCTCAAGGCCGGGCGGGTGGCGCTGGCCGACGCCCTGGCCCTCGATCTGGGCAAGAGCCGCGCCGAGGCCGAGATCACCGAGATTCATCCGGTGCTGGAGGAATTGCAGTTCATCATCCGCCGCCTGCCGCGCTGGATGGCCCCGCGCCGGGTCAGCACGCCGCTGATGCTGGCCGGGGCACGCAGCGAGGTGCAGTTTCAGGCGCGCGGCGTCACCCTGATCCTGAGTCCCTGGAATTACCCGGTCAATCTGGCCCTGTCGCCGCTGATCGCCAGCTTGGCGGCGGGCAACACGGTGATCCTGAAGCCCAGCGAGAAAGCGCCGAACGTCGCGCGTGCCCTGCGGGACCTGCTGGAGGGTGTCTTCGAGCCACGGCTGGTGGCGGTGGTCGAGGGCGACGGCGCGGTGGCCCACACCCTGACCACGCTGCCCTTTGACCACATTTTTTTCACCGGCAGCGGCGAGATCGGGCGCAAGGTGATGGCCGCCGCCGCCCAGAACCTCAGCAGCGTCACCCTGGAACTGGGCGGCAAGTCGCCGGCCCTCGTGCATCCCAGCGCGGACCTGAAAACGGCCGCTGAGCGCGTCGCCTGGGGCAAGCTGTTGAATGCCGGGCAGACCTGCGTGGCGCCCGACTACGTGCTGCTGCCGGAACCCATGCGCGACGCCTTTGTGCTGGAGGTGGACGCGGTGATCGCCCGCCGCTACGGGGACCGCGCGTGGCTGCGGGTCGGTCCCGATTACGGCCGCATGGTGGACGCGGCCAGCGTTGAGCGGCTGCAACGGCTGACCGACCACAGCGTGGAGCAGGGCGCGCGGGTGGCGCTGGGCGGCGAGTTCGATCCGGCCGAGCGGTTCATCTCGCCCACCGTGGTCACGGACGTGACACCCGAGATGCCCCTGATGGGGGAGGAACTGTTCGGCCCGGTGCTGCCGGTGCTGACCTACCGCAGGTTTGAAGACGCGCTGGCGCTGGTCCGCCGTCTGGACCCCCCGCTGGCCCTCTACCTGTTCGCTGAGGACGAGGCGGCGGTGGCGCAGGTGGGGCAGGAGACCACCAGCGGCGGCCTGGTGATCAACGGCGCGGTCATTCATCTGACCAACCCTCACCTGCCCTTTGGCGGGGTGGGGCCGAGCGGCATGGGCAACTACCACGGCGAACACGGTTTCCGAACCTTCAGCCACGAGCGGGCCGTCCTGCGCGAGCCGCGCCCGTCGCCGGTGCGGCTGATGTACCCGCCGTATGGCCGCCCGCTGCCGCGCCTGACCGCCTGGGCCCTTCGGCTGCTGGAACGTCAGGCCGGGCCGCGCGAGTAG